In a genomic window of Gossypium arboreum isolate Shixiya-1 chromosome 7, ASM2569848v2, whole genome shotgun sequence:
- the LOC108485924 gene encoding protein SET DOMAIN GROUP 40-like isoform X3, whose product MKLCLLHSKPIFLTLLPRQVFTVCLLYEIDKGKASPLHPYFLHLPRSYSILAAFGELETQALQVDYAIWAAQKAVTKAKYEWEQAFTLMKELKLKPPLLTFRAWIWAPGTALDLKPNYVRAWANMGISYANQV is encoded by the exons ATGAAACTTTGTCTCTTGCACTCAAAGCCCATCTTTCTCACTCTTCTACCCAG GCAggtattcactgtttgtttgttatatgAAATTGATAAAGGAAAGGCTTCTCCATTGCACCCTTATTTTCTACACTTGCCTCGTAGTTATTCCATACTCGCCGCTTTCGGTGAACTTGAAACGCAAGCCTTGCAA GTGGATTATGCCATCTGGGCTGCTCAAAAAGCTGTCACAAAAGCTAAATACGAATGGGAACAAGCCTTCACTCTCATGAAGGAACTTAAGCTTAAGCCTCCACTTCTCACTTTCAGGGCTTGGATTTGGGCTCCTGGGACT GCACTAGATTTGAAGCCAAACTATGTGCGTGCTTGGGCAAACATGGGTATCAGTTACGCCAACCAG GTTTGA
- the LOC108485924 gene encoding protein SET DOMAIN GROUP 40-like isoform X1, which produces MKLCLLHSKPIFLTLLPRQVFTVCLLYEIDKGKASPLHPYFLHLPRSYSILAAFGELETQALQVDYAIWAAQKAVTKAKYEWEQAFTLMKELKLKPPLLTFRAWIWAPGTVQIIAQDKIPQTSRNICYLCKHFLVR; this is translated from the exons ATGAAACTTTGTCTCTTGCACTCAAAGCCCATCTTTCTCACTCTTCTACCCAG GCAggtattcactgtttgtttgttatatgAAATTGATAAAGGAAAGGCTTCTCCATTGCACCCTTATTTTCTACACTTGCCTCGTAGTTATTCCATACTCGCCGCTTTCGGTGAACTTGAAACGCAAGCCTTGCAA GTGGATTATGCCATCTGGGCTGCTCAAAAAGCTGTCACAAAAGCTAAATACGAATGGGAACAAGCCTTCACTCTCATGAAGGAACTTAAGCTTAAGCCTCCACTTCTCACTTTCAGGGCTTGGATTTGGGCTCCTGGGACT GTTCAGATTATTGCTCAGGACAAAATACCGCAGACTTCCagaaatatatgttatttatgcAAACATTTCTTAGTAAGATGA
- the LOC108485924 gene encoding protein SET DOMAIN GROUP 40-like isoform X2, with the protein MKLCLLHSKPIFLTLLPRQVFTVCLLYEIDKGKASPLHPYFLHLPRSYSILAAFGELETQALQVDYAIWAAQKAVTKAKYEWEQAFTLMKELKLKPPLLTFRAWIWAPGTIIAQDKIPQTSRNICYLCKHFLVR; encoded by the exons ATGAAACTTTGTCTCTTGCACTCAAAGCCCATCTTTCTCACTCTTCTACCCAG GCAggtattcactgtttgtttgttatatgAAATTGATAAAGGAAAGGCTTCTCCATTGCACCCTTATTTTCTACACTTGCCTCGTAGTTATTCCATACTCGCCGCTTTCGGTGAACTTGAAACGCAAGCCTTGCAA GTGGATTATGCCATCTGGGCTGCTCAAAAAGCTGTCACAAAAGCTAAATACGAATGGGAACAAGCCTTCACTCTCATGAAGGAACTTAAGCTTAAGCCTCCACTTCTCACTTTCAGGGCTTGGATTTGGGCTCCTGGGACT ATTATTGCTCAGGACAAAATACCGCAGACTTCCagaaatatatgttatttatgcAAACATTTCTTAGTAAGATGA
- the LOC108485924 gene encoding protein SET DOMAIN GROUP 40-like isoform X4 → MKLCLLHSKPIFLTLLPSYSILAAFGELETQALQVDYAIWAAQKAVTKAKYEWEQAFTLMKELKLKPPLLTFRAWIWAPGTVQIIAQDKIPQTSRNICYLCKHFLVR, encoded by the exons ATGAAACTTTGTCTCTTGCACTCAAAGCCCATCTTTCTCACTCTTCTACCCAG TTATTCCATACTCGCCGCTTTCGGTGAACTTGAAACGCAAGCCTTGCAA GTGGATTATGCCATCTGGGCTGCTCAAAAAGCTGTCACAAAAGCTAAATACGAATGGGAACAAGCCTTCACTCTCATGAAGGAACTTAAGCTTAAGCCTCCACTTCTCACTTTCAGGGCTTGGATTTGGGCTCCTGGGACT GTTCAGATTATTGCTCAGGACAAAATACCGCAGACTTCCagaaatatatgttatttatgcAAACATTTCTTAGTAAGATGA